The DNA region GATGATCTCGTCGACACGGTTGAGGAACTCGGGCTTGAAGTGCTTCTTGAGCTCGTCGTTGACCTTGCCGCGCATGCGGTCGTAGTCCGTGGCGCTGTCGCCCTCGAGAAGGAAGCCGACGGGTCCGCCGGAGATGTCCTTCGTGCCGAGGTTGGTGGTCATGATGATCACGGTGTTCTTGAAGTCGACGACACGACCCTGGCCATCCGTCAGGCGTCCCTCCTCCAGGATCTGGAGCAGCGAGTTGAAGATGTCGGGGTGCGCCTTCTCGATCTCATCGAAGAGCACGACGCTGAACGGCTTGCGGCGCACCTTCTCGGTGAGCTGGCCGCCCTCCTCGAATCCGACGAACCCGGGAGGAGCACCGAACAGACGCGAGACGGTGTGCTTCTCGCCGTACTCGCTCATGTCGAGCGAGATCATGGCTGCCTCGTCGTCGAACAGGAACTCGGCGAGGGCCTTGGCGAGCTCGGTCTTTCCGACACCGGTCGGGCCGGCGAAGATGAACGAGCCGGAGGGGCGCTTCGGGTCCTTGAGGCCAGCGCGGGTGCGTCGGATGGTCTTGGCGAGTGCCGAGATGGCCTCCTCCTGACCGATGACGCGCTGGTGCAGGGCCTTCTCCATGAAGACGAGTCGGCTCGACTCCTCCTCGGTGAGCTTGAAGACGGGGATGCCGGTGGCCTGCGCGAGCACCTCGGCGATCAGGCCCTCGTCGACGACCGCTGTGGTCTTGACGTCGCCCGACTTCCACTGCTTCTCGAGGCGCAGACGCTCGCCGAGAAGGTTCTTCTCCTCGTCACGCAGCGACGCGGCCTTCTCGAAGTCCTGGTCCTCGATCGCGGTCTCCTTGGCGGCGCGAACCACGGCGATCTTCTCGTCGAACTCGCGCAGCTCGGGCGGGCTCGACAGGATCGAGAGGCGCAGGCGAGCGCCGGCCTCGTCGATCAGGTCGATGGCCTTGTCGGGCAGGAAGCGGTCGCTCACGTAGCGGTCGGCGAGGTTCGCAGCCGACACGATCGCACCGTCGGTGATGGACACCTTGTGGAACGCCTCGTACTTGTCGCGGAGTCCCTTGAGGATGTTGATCGTGTGGGGCAGAGACGGCTCGGCCACCTGGATGGGCTGGAAGCGACGCTCGAGAGCGGCATCCTTCTCGAAGTGCTTGCGGTACTCGTCGAGCGTGGTGGCGCCGATGGTCTGCAGCTCGCCGCGTGCGAGGAGCGGCTTCAGGATGCTGGCGGCATCGATCGCGCCCTCGGCTGCACCTGCTCCGACGAGCGTGTGGATCTCGTCGATGAAGACGATGATGTCGCCACGGGTGCGGATCTCCTTGGTGACCTTCTTCAGGCGCTCCTCGAAGTCACCGCGGTAGCGGCTGCCGGCGATGAGCGACCCGAGGTCGAGCGAGTAGAGCTGCTTGTCCTTGAGGGTCTCGGGAACATCGCCCTTGACGATGGCCTGCGCGAGGCCCTCGACGACGGCGGTTTTTCCGACACCGGGCTCACCGATGAGCACGGGGTTGTTCTTGGAGCGGCGCGACAGGATCTGCATCACGCGCTCGATCTCCTTCTCGCGCCCGATCACCGGGTCGAGCTTGCCGTCACGGGCGGCCTGCGTGAGGTTGCGACCGAACTGGTCGAGGATCTGCGAGCCACCCTGCGCCTGCTGCTGTTCGTTGGCACCCACCTGCACCTGCTCCTTCCCCTGGTATCCGGAGAGCAGCTGGATGACCTGCTGGCGCACGCGGTTGAGGTCGGCGCCGAGCTTCACGAGGACCTGGGCTGCGACGCCCTCGCCCTCGCGGATGAGGCCGAGCAGGATGTGCTCGGTCCCGATGTAGTTGTGGCCGAGCTGGAGGGCCTCGCGGAGGCTGAGCTCCAGCA from Leifsonia sp. Root1293 includes:
- a CDS encoding ATP-dependent Clp protease ATP-binding subunit; its protein translation is MFERFTDRARRVVVLAQEEAKMLNHNYIGTEHILLGLIHEGEGVAAKALESLGISLDAVREQVQDIIGQGQQQPTGHIPFTPRAKKVLELSLREALQLGHNYIGTEHILLGLIREGEGVAAQVLVKLGADLNRVRQQVIQLLSGYQGKEQVQVGANEQQQAQGGSQILDQFGRNLTQAARDGKLDPVIGREKEIERVMQILSRRSKNNPVLIGEPGVGKTAVVEGLAQAIVKGDVPETLKDKQLYSLDLGSLIAGSRYRGDFEERLKKVTKEIRTRGDIIVFIDEIHTLVGAGAAEGAIDAASILKPLLARGELQTIGATTLDEYRKHFEKDAALERRFQPIQVAEPSLPHTINILKGLRDKYEAFHKVSITDGAIVSAANLADRYVSDRFLPDKAIDLIDEAGARLRLSILSSPPELREFDEKIAVVRAAKETAIEDQDFEKAASLRDEEKNLLGERLRLEKQWKSGDVKTTAVVDEGLIAEVLAQATGIPVFKLTEEESSRLVFMEKALHQRVIGQEEAISALAKTIRRTRAGLKDPKRPSGSFIFAGPTGVGKTELAKALAEFLFDDEAAMISLDMSEYGEKHTVSRLFGAPPGFVGFEEGGQLTEKVRRKPFSVVLFDEIEKAHPDIFNSLLQILEEGRLTDGQGRVVDFKNTVIIMTTNLGTKDISGGPVGFLLEGDSATDYDRMRGKVNDELKKHFKPEFLNRVDEIIVFPQLNKAELLQIVDLFVKRLSERMLDRDMTVELTVPAKERLIEVGFDPALGARPLRRAVQHEVEDRLSEKILHGELGSGDHVHVDFIAGEFVFTTTRREVPAGVGINAGASVGTGGVTPDLAITAD